A single Streptomyces sp. Edi2 DNA region contains:
- a CDS encoding 2-oxoglutarate and iron-dependent oxygenase domain-containing protein: MTDTFPVLDLRDAAGSEEARAEFLRRLRKAVHEIGFFQLVGHGIEDADDMLELTRRFFALPEADRLALNILDSPLFRGYSELGREHTKGIPDQRRQLDIGPEQPARPPEPGDPAYRCLIGPNEWPKAMPELRPAIESWIARLSDLSHQLLRLMLESLDAPAGFLDGVVDPDPQIHLKLLHYPGRTQTSEDDGSGQGTGIHNDLGLLTLLVQDDNGGLQVAIEDGQFVDVPVIPGAFVVNLGELLEVATRGYVRATLHRVVRPAPGVNRYSIPFFYNPRLDATMQPLPSPYVEGAGGVIDVVGNPLFALYGDNVMKGLIRSFPDIVARHHPNLAAGAGSRSS, translated from the coding sequence GTGACCGACACCTTTCCCGTGCTCGACCTCCGTGACGCCGCCGGTTCGGAAGAAGCCCGGGCAGAGTTCCTGCGCCGGCTGCGCAAGGCCGTGCACGAGATCGGCTTCTTCCAGCTCGTCGGCCACGGCATCGAGGACGCCGACGACATGCTCGAGCTCACCCGCCGGTTCTTCGCCCTGCCCGAGGCCGACCGGCTCGCGCTGAACATCCTCGACTCGCCGCTGTTCCGCGGCTACTCCGAACTCGGCCGCGAACACACCAAGGGCATTCCCGACCAGCGCCGGCAGCTGGACATCGGGCCGGAGCAGCCCGCGAGGCCGCCCGAGCCCGGCGATCCCGCCTACCGGTGCCTGATCGGCCCGAACGAGTGGCCGAAGGCGATGCCCGAGCTGCGTCCGGCCATCGAGTCATGGATCGCCCGGCTGAGCGATCTGTCACATCAACTGCTACGGCTGATGCTGGAGTCGCTGGACGCCCCCGCCGGGTTCCTGGACGGCGTGGTCGATCCGGATCCGCAGATCCACCTCAAGCTCCTGCACTACCCCGGTCGCACGCAGACGAGCGAGGACGACGGCTCTGGCCAGGGGACCGGCATCCACAACGACCTCGGGCTGCTCACCCTGCTCGTCCAGGACGACAACGGCGGCCTCCAGGTCGCGATCGAGGACGGCCAGTTCGTCGACGTGCCGGTGATCCCGGGGGCGTTCGTGGTCAACCTGGGAGAGCTGCTGGAGGTGGCGACGAGGGGCTATGTGCGTGCCACCCTCCACCGGGTGGTCCGGCCCGCCCCGGGCGTCAACCGCTACTCCATTCCCTTCTTCTACAACCCGCGGCTGGACGCCACGATGCAGCCGCTGCCCAGCCCCTATGTCGAGGGCGCCGGCGGAGTCATCGACGTCGTCGGCAACCCGTTGTTCGCCCTCTACGGCGACAACGTCATGAAGGGGCTGATCCGTTCCTTCCCCGACATCGTTGCCCGACACCACCCGAACCTGGCCGCGGGAGCCGGCTCCAGGAGTTCCTGA
- the queC gene encoding 7-cyano-7-deazaguanine synthase QueC produces MPKTVAIVSGGLDSVTMAYHLQAQGHTLHLLSVNYGQRHLVEHEFAAKAARSLGVPHHVVDLSPVGKLLSGSSLTDPTVDVPDHQSGSSGGSPNVVPNRNALLLSVAFAVAVAEKAEAVAVGVVDDLQAAPDSNAAFIDSFLAMERIATRGYAHPDLTLTAPLVRLRKSDVVSLGEELGVPWTETWSCFRGDALQCGRCAACRERQEAFRDAGVADPTTYQTSDSKELP; encoded by the coding sequence ATGCCGAAAACTGTCGCAATCGTGTCCGGCGGCCTGGACTCGGTCACCATGGCCTACCACCTCCAGGCGCAAGGCCACACACTCCACCTGCTGTCCGTGAACTACGGCCAGCGTCATCTCGTCGAGCACGAGTTCGCCGCAAAGGCGGCTCGATCGCTCGGGGTGCCGCACCACGTCGTCGATCTCAGCCCCGTCGGCAAGCTCCTGAGCGGCTCCTCACTCACCGACCCGACCGTCGACGTACCGGACCACCAGAGCGGTTCGTCCGGCGGGAGCCCGAACGTCGTACCCAACCGCAATGCCCTTCTGCTGTCCGTCGCCTTCGCGGTCGCCGTCGCCGAGAAGGCGGAAGCGGTGGCCGTCGGGGTGGTAGACGACCTGCAGGCCGCGCCCGACAGCAATGCCGCGTTCATCGATTCCTTCCTCGCCATGGAGCGGATCGCGACCCGCGGATACGCGCACCCCGACCTGACCCTGACCGCGCCGCTGGTCAGGCTGCGCAAGAGCGACGTGGTGTCGCTCGGTGAGGAACTCGGCGTCCCCTGGACCGAGACCTGGAGCTGCTTTCGCGGCGACGCGCTGCAATGCGGACGGTGCGCCGCCTGCAGGGAGCGCCAGGAAGCGTTCCGGGACGCCGGCGTGGCCGACCCGACGACCTACCAGACCAGCGATTCGAAGGAGCTGCCGTGA
- a CDS encoding aspartyl/asparaginyl beta-hydroxylase domain-containing protein: MNVNDSSAPAEAARLLPVLDADRLLADLMTARDHLWDEQSSYENGRVSRWAEQDWRCLPVRSPDGDKTRTDPGGPGSAEFADTEWLDHMPYVRETLSSIPGPLYAARFLDLGPGVVGYRHSDGKFSPDWGMARLHIPVITHEEASLDLDGKIYRWQPGEFWFGDFSRKHQIQNLGPEHRVHLVVDVLVTPELARLFPADWADYFNGPDVLYNRPVVATTDREREAARCSFDAPAHLLEIEEFGSLTGPQPQATFSMVDTGTDLAIRSPQDHLFPLVALGGHEYRLVGWSEERTVTTRLDGPRPEVELTYRKGHRATRLLVPATPAP; encoded by the coding sequence ATGAACGTAAATGATTCTTCGGCGCCTGCGGAAGCGGCTCGGCTGCTCCCCGTGCTGGACGCCGACCGGCTGCTGGCCGACCTCATGACTGCGCGCGACCACCTGTGGGATGAGCAGAGCTCGTACGAGAACGGGCGAGTGTCCAGGTGGGCCGAACAGGACTGGCGTTGCCTCCCGGTGCGCAGCCCCGACGGTGACAAGACACGTACCGACCCAGGGGGCCCTGGCAGTGCGGAGTTCGCAGACACCGAGTGGCTGGACCACATGCCGTACGTGCGGGAGACCCTGAGCTCGATTCCAGGACCCCTCTACGCAGCCCGATTCCTGGACCTCGGACCCGGCGTCGTCGGATACCGCCATTCCGATGGCAAGTTCTCCCCGGACTGGGGTATGGCCCGACTGCACATCCCGGTCATCACCCACGAGGAAGCCTCGCTGGATCTTGACGGGAAAATTTATCGCTGGCAGCCCGGTGAGTTCTGGTTCGGCGACTTCAGCCGCAAGCACCAGATCCAGAACCTCGGTCCCGAGCATCGGGTGCATCTCGTTGTGGACGTGCTCGTCACACCGGAGCTCGCACGGCTGTTCCCGGCTGACTGGGCCGACTACTTCAACGGCCCCGACGTGCTCTACAACCGTCCGGTCGTGGCCACGACCGACCGAGAGCGGGAAGCTGCGCGGTGTTCGTTCGACGCGCCGGCGCACCTGCTGGAGATAGAGGAGTTCGGGTCGCTCACCGGCCCGCAGCCGCAGGCCACCTTCAGCATGGTTGACACCGGCACGGACCTTGCCATTCGATCTCCCCAGGACCACCTCTTCCCGCTGGTGGCCCTCGGCGGCCACGAGTACCGCTTGGTCGGGTGGAGCGAGGAGCGAACCGTCACCACGAGGCTGGACGGTCCGCGGCCCGAAGTCGAACTGACCTACCGCAAGGGCCACCGAGCGACCCGGCTGCTCGTCCCGGCCACGCCGGCGCCGTGA